From Thermoanaerobaculia bacterium, a single genomic window includes:
- the trbL gene encoding P-type conjugative transfer protein TrbL: MPVLGILDGIVQTFELATQTWFTTLFPIAQNLYFALMVIQIAWVGIWSTLGRHEGGEQVLVHILRQVFVLSILYTVLVFSPIWVPTVIGSFEQAGAAAGGIDGINPSSVFSGGFLLALGLLDGLNNWGLLNPITGPMILFTCLTLILCYAWMAGMLLVYLVESYIVLGGGVVLLGFGGSRFTAGLADGYLVYVFRVGVKLFVAYLILGIAGSLAAQWAGMLNAVALDNPGPLFEVLGGAVVLALVTTKVPMFASQMLGAGPGFSLRSLFVEGQ; the protein is encoded by the coding sequence ATGCCCGTCCTCGGCATCCTGGACGGCATCGTCCAGACCTTCGAGCTCGCCACGCAGACGTGGTTCACGACGCTCTTCCCGATCGCGCAGAACCTTTACTTCGCGCTCATGGTCATCCAGATCGCCTGGGTTGGGATCTGGTCGACGCTCGGCCGGCACGAAGGCGGCGAGCAGGTGCTCGTCCACATCCTCCGCCAGGTCTTCGTCCTGTCGATTCTCTACACGGTGCTCGTTTTCTCGCCGATCTGGGTGCCCACGGTCATCGGCTCGTTCGAGCAGGCCGGTGCGGCGGCCGGCGGCATCGACGGCATCAACCCGTCGTCGGTCTTCTCCGGCGGCTTCCTCCTCGCGCTCGGCCTCCTCGACGGGCTCAACAACTGGGGCCTTCTCAACCCGATCACCGGGCCGATGATTCTGTTCACCTGCCTGACGCTCATCCTCTGCTACGCCTGGATGGCCGGAATGCTCCTCGTCTACCTGGTCGAGAGCTACATCGTCCTCGGCGGCGGCGTGGTGCTCCTCGGTTTCGGCGGCTCGCGGTTCACGGCCGGGCTCGCCGACGGCTACCTCGTCTACGTCTTCCGGGTCGGCGTGAAGCTCTTCGTCGCCTATCTCATCCTCGGCATCGCCGGCTCGCTCGCCGCGCAGTGGGCGGGGATGCTCAACGCCGTCGCGCTCGACAATCCCGGGCCGCTCTTCGAGGTCCTCGGTGGCGCTGTCGTGCTCGCGCTCGTCACCACCAAGGTGCCGATGTTCGCAAGCCAGATGCTGGGCGCAGGCCCCGGCTTCAGCCTGCGCTCCCTGTTCGTGGAGGGTCAATGA
- the trbG gene encoding P-type conjugative transfer protein TrbG, whose product MSRCSTSQPKRFAITCLAVLGTFGALGTGAANAGSRPDAAVREATQQYATTGKAPVIERSDSVVYPFGESQPVLQCTPLRACDVELEAGEVVHGVALGDTERWISSPLYSGDPDALVPHVVVKPRDYGISTNMIVTTTRRTYHLNLVAPAKGKSEDAEGAYLRRVRFYYPGDVVEQWSDAAQLESARASRKSEATIASLIGAMNPGRMNFDYAVSGGVFTGFRPTTIFDDGHHTYIQLPAGAAAVDAPAFLARTETGEEAILNYRMTGSWIVVDGLFERGELVSGVGRSRKAVKIANRGFARVAAGGR is encoded by the coding sequence ATGTCCCGATGCTCGACGTCTCAGCCCAAGCGCTTCGCAATCACCTGTCTCGCCGTTCTCGGAACCTTCGGTGCTCTCGGCACGGGCGCCGCGAACGCCGGGTCGCGCCCCGACGCGGCCGTCCGGGAGGCGACCCAGCAGTACGCCACGACCGGCAAGGCGCCAGTCATCGAGCGCAGCGATTCAGTGGTTTATCCCTTCGGCGAGAGCCAGCCGGTGCTCCAGTGCACGCCGCTCCGGGCCTGTGACGTCGAGCTCGAGGCGGGAGAGGTCGTCCACGGCGTGGCCCTGGGCGACACCGAGCGCTGGATCTCGAGTCCGCTCTATTCGGGCGATCCGGACGCGCTCGTACCGCATGTGGTGGTGAAGCCGCGCGACTACGGCATCAGCACCAACATGATCGTCACCACGACCCGCCGGACCTACCACCTCAACTTGGTCGCGCCGGCGAAGGGGAAGAGCGAGGACGCCGAAGGCGCCTACCTCCGGCGGGTGCGCTTCTACTACCCAGGCGACGTCGTGGAGCAGTGGTCCGACGCCGCGCAGCTCGAGTCCGCTCGCGCCAGCCGGAAGAGCGAGGCGACGATCGCGAGCCTCATCGGCGCCATGAACCCCGGCCGGATGAACTTCGACTACGCGGTCTCCGGCGGCGTCTTCACCGGCTTCCGGCCCACCACGATCTTCGACGACGGGCACCACACCTACATTCAGCTTCCGGCGGGCGCCGCGGCCGTCGACGCGCCGGCCTTCCTCGCCCGCACGGAGACGGGAGAGGAGGCGATCCTCAACTACCGGATGACCGGCTCCTGGATCGTCGTCGACGGGCTCTTCGAGCGCGGCGAGCTGGTGAGCGGTGTCGGCCGGTCCCGCAAGGCGGTGAAAATCGCGAACCGGGGCTTTGCTCGCGTGGCGGCGGGGGGCCGCTGA